The DNA sequence CGGGGTTTCACCTGCGCCCTGACCAACCGGTCGCCGGAGCGGCTCGAACCCTTTCGCCAGCGCGGAGGCGTGGAGGCCACGGGCGCGACCGGCGACGCCTTCGTCCCCGTGGCCCGCATTACCGCGGATCTCGCCGAGGCGGTGGAGGGCGCGAAGGTCGTGATGCTCACCGTGCCCGCCTCAGGCCAGGAGTACTACGCCCGCGCCCTGGCGCCGCTCCTCCACCCCGAGCAGCTGATCGTCCTCAACGCCAGCAACACCGGCAGCGCGCTGCATGTGGCGCGGCTGCTCGCCGAGGGCGGAGCGCCCGCCGTGCCCATCGTCGAGCTGAACTCGCTGACCTACATCTGCCGGATGGCCTCCCCGACCCGCGTCAACATCACCGGCCGCGCCCGTACGACACGCGCGGCCGTCCTCCCCGCGACCCGGCGGGAGGAGGCCTTGGCTCGATTTGGCCGGCTCTATCCGCAGGCTCAGCCTGTCGACTCCGTCCTGGTGACCTCGTTGACCAATCTCAACGCCGTGCTGCACCCGCCGGGAATGCTGCTCAATGCGGGCTGGATCGAGCACACCGCCGGTGACTTCTTCTACTACTACGAGGGCATCACACCCGCCGTGGCGCGGGCGATCGAGGCGGTGGACCGCGACCGGCTGGCCGTCGCCGAGGGCTACGGAGTGGCCGTGGGAACCTTTCTCGACTACTTCTACGCTGCGGGTTACACCTCGCACCGAGCCTGGGCCGCCCGATCGGTCTTCGAGGCGATGAAGGACAGCGTGCCCAACCGCTACATCAAGGCCCAGCCCAACCTGGAGGGGCGCTACATCAAGGAGGACGTCGCCTTTGGCCTCGTGCCGCTGCAGGCGTTTGCCGCCGCGGCGGGCGTGTCCACGCCGACGGTGGACGCCCTCATCCACCTCGCCTCGGTGGCCACCGGCGTGGACTACGCGCAGGTCGGGCTCACCGCGGGGCGTCTGGGGCTGGAGGGAGCGGGCCGCGCCGACGTCCTGCGCCTGGTCGAGCACGGACCGTGGGAGAGGCGGCGGTGAGCGCACCGATCGCTACCGCCGTCAGACTGCGCGAGGTGATGCGCGAGCAAGGTCTGGACGCGGTCGCGGCGACCTCGCCGGATAACGTTGTCTACAGCGCCGGAGATACCGTCCCGTCGCATCTCAGCAACCGGTTTCGACGCACGATCTGTCTGGTGCCGCAAGAGGGCCGTCCGGCGCTGATCGTGGTGAACGTGGAGGAGGCCCTGGCTCGGGACCGCGCCCGGTGGATCGAGGACATCCGCGCCTACAACGAGTTCACCGACGATCCGATGGCGTTGCTCGCGGATGTGATCCGCGAGCGGGGGCTGGATCGCGGGCGCATCGGCCTGGAGCTCGACCACCTGCCGGCCGCCGACGCCGATCGGCTCCGCCGCGCGCTGCCGCGGGTCGTCGTCGCCCCGGCGGCGGCGGTGTTTTTCGCCGCCCGGGCCCGCAAGACGGCGGAAGAGATCGCCGTCATCCGGCGGCTGGGGGCCCTGGCCGCCCGCGCCCACGGCGAGGCCTACCGGCGTTTCCGCCCCGGGATGACGGAGCAGGACCTAGCCCGTCTGCTCGTTGACGCCTGCCCCGGAGTCGACTACTGCCGTCCCATCGTCGGCGCCGGTGAGCGCGGCGCCTTCGCCAACGCCGCCCCCACCGATCGGCCGATCGCACCCGGGGATGTGGTCCGGGTGGACCTGATCTCCGGGCAGGCGTGGTTCCACTCCGATGTCGCGCGCACGGCGGTGTGCGGCCCGCCGACGGCCGAGCAGGCGCGCCTCTGGGGCGTGCTGCTCGACGCCTACGCCCGCGTGCAGGACGCGCTCCGGCCGGGGGCCCGCACGCGCGCGCTGCACCAGCTCTACCTGCAAACGCTGTCGACGGCGGGGTTGGAGGCATCCCTCAAGTTCCTGGGGCACGGGCTGGGGTTGACGATTCATGAGGAACCGTACGTGAACCTCTACACCGACAGCCGATTAGAGCCCGGAATGGTGCTGTGCCTGGAGCCGATGTACCTGGTGCCCGGCCGCATGGGACTCCACATCGAGGACGAGTTTCTCATTACCGAGAGCGGCTTCGAGGTGTTGAGCGTGGGGACGCCCAACAACCGGCTGATCCAGCTCGGTGCGGAGGAGGGGTGAGTGATCTTCTCCTTTACCCGGATCCCCGACGGCCCCGTGGAGGAGTTCTTGGCCTTCGCCCGCGCCGGGTACGACCTGGGGTTCCGTCGGCTGTGGATCCCCGATCAGACCTACTACGCCGACCCCTTTGTCCTGCTGGCGCAGGTGGCGCGCGAGGTGCCGCAGCTGGAGCTCGGGCTGGCCGTGACCAACCCCTACACCCGCCATCCTGTGCAGATTGCGCGCGCCGCGGCCACCGTCGCGGAGGTCGCCGGCGGCCGGCTGCTCCTGGGCCTGGGCGCGGGCAACCGCAAGCACCTCATCGACCGGCTGGGCCTCGACGGCCGTCACGCGCCGGAGCGGGTTCGGGAGGCGGCGCTGCTGATCCGGCGGCTGCTCGCCGGCGAGACGGTGCGGTGGGACGGTTACTGGACACTGCACGAGGTCGCCCTGCAGACCGCGGGTCGGCCGGAGGTGCCGATCATCATCGGCACGCGGAACCCGAAGATGCTGCGGGTGGCGGGGGAGGTCGGCGACGGCGTGATGCTGGAGTCGCTGGTCTCGCCGGAGGCGCAGGCCTACGGGCTGGATGAAGTGCGCCTGGGCGCCCGGCGGGCCGGACGATCGCTCGAGGGGTTCGAGGTGGTCGCTTGGCAGAGCGTGCGGGTCACCGACGACCGCGCCGGGGCGATCGAGGCGTTGCGGCCCTGGGCGGCCTACTTGCTGGGCATGACGACGCCGGCCGTCGCCGCCCGGATGGGTGTCGACCCCGAGGTGACCAGGCGGGTGCACGACGCCTTCGCCGCCGAGGGTCCGGAGGCCGCCGCCCGCTTCGTCGGCGCGGACGAGGTGGATCGCTTCGTGATCGCGGGGTCTCCTTCCGATGTGGCCGTCCGATGCGCGGCCCTGTTCCGGGGCGGAGCCACGGA is a window from the Armatimonadota bacterium genome containing:
- a CDS encoding LLM class flavin-dependent oxidoreductase — protein: MIFSFTRIPDGPVEEFLAFARAGYDLGFRRLWIPDQTYYADPFVLLAQVAREVPQLELGLAVTNPYTRHPVQIARAAATVAEVAGGRLLLGLGAGNRKHLIDRLGLDGRHAPERVREAALLIRRLLAGETVRWDGYWTLHEVALQTAGRPEVPIIIGTRNPKMLRVAGEVGDGVMLESLVSPEAQAYGLDEVRLGARRAGRSLEGFEVVAWQSVRVTDDRAGAIEALRPWAAYLLGMTTPAVAARMGVDPEVTRRVHDAFAAEGPEAAARFVGADEVDRFVIAGSPSDVAVRCAALFRGGATDFAVQVTRVGARQQLLRFAQEVRPLIEGMLAGAGDPNVRNA
- a CDS encoding NAD/NADP octopine/nopaline dehydrogenase family protein, yielding MTSGHVDVAVLGAGNGGVAAAADLGLRGFTCALTNRSPERLEPFRQRGGVEATGATGDAFVPVARITADLAEAVEGAKVVMLTVPASGQEYYARALAPLLHPEQLIVLNASNTGSALHVARLLAEGGAPAVPIVELNSLTYICRMASPTRVNITGRARTTRAAVLPATRREEALARFGRLYPQAQPVDSVLVTSLTNLNAVLHPPGMLLNAGWIEHTAGDFFYYYEGITPAVARAIEAVDRDRLAVAEGYGVAVGTFLDYFYAAGYTSHRAWAARSVFEAMKDSVPNRYIKAQPNLEGRYIKEDVAFGLVPLQAFAAAAGVSTPTVDALIHLASVATGVDYAQVGLTAGRLGLEGAGRADVLRLVEHGPWERRR
- a CDS encoding Xaa-Pro peptidase family protein, whose amino-acid sequence is MSAPIATAVRLREVMREQGLDAVAATSPDNVVYSAGDTVPSHLSNRFRRTICLVPQEGRPALIVVNVEEALARDRARWIEDIRAYNEFTDDPMALLADVIRERGLDRGRIGLELDHLPAADADRLRRALPRVVVAPAAAVFFAARARKTAEEIAVIRRLGALAARAHGEAYRRFRPGMTEQDLARLLVDACPGVDYCRPIVGAGERGAFANAAPTDRPIAPGDVVRVDLISGQAWFHSDVARTAVCGPPTAEQARLWGVLLDAYARVQDALRPGARTRALHQLYLQTLSTAGLEASLKFLGHGLGLTIHEEPYVNLYTDSRLEPGMVLCLEPMYLVPGRMGLHIEDEFLITESGFEVLSVGTPNNRLIQLGAEEG